One stretch of Acanthochromis polyacanthus isolate Apoly-LR-REF ecotype Palm Island chromosome 16, KAUST_Apoly_ChrSc, whole genome shotgun sequence DNA includes these proteins:
- the rps29 gene encoding 40S ribosomal protein S29: protein MGHQQLYWSHPRKFGQGSRSCRVCSNRHGLIRKYGLNMCRQCFRQYAKDIGFVKLD, encoded by the exons ATGGGCCACCAGCAGCTCTACTGGAGTCACCCCAGAAAGTTCGGTCAGGGATCCCGCTCCTG CCGAGTGTGCTCGAACAGACACGGTCTGATCCGTAAATACGGGCTCAACATGTGCCGCCAGTGCTTCAGGCAGTACGCTAAAGACATCGGCTTCGTCAAG CTGGACTAG
- the mgat2 gene encoding alpha-1,6-mannosyl-glycoprotein 2-beta-N-acetylglucosaminyltransferase, with protein sequence MRFRIYKRKVVILTLVVVICGLAFWSSGRQKKNGSFPKEVETAKRSSSISSSSSSINNHIQVQATPAVSRVPVPPPVVQVNDTHQEKAKDKPKIPKPEVDNTTLVYRGIVFQLNFDQTIRNEEKFKTARQKDDLVVVVQVHNRPDYLKLLVDSLRKARGVESILLIFSHDYWSPEINKVVASIDFCQVLQIFFPFSIQLYPQEFPGNDPRDCPRDIPKKDALKLGCLNAEYPDSFGHYREAKFSQTKHHWWWKLHFVWDRVRVLKDHKGLLLLIEEDHYMSPDFIHLLKLMTALKREQCTDCDILSLGSYSHIGYSSKANKVEVKAWKSTEHNMGMALSRDTYQKLIKCTDTFCTYDDYNWDWSLQHLTVSCLPSYWKVMVSEAPRVFHAGDCGMHHKKAACMPISQKTKIENILQSSGNQLFPKNLLIAKRLPANGAGGVAPHVKNGGWGDIRDHELCKSYVRLQ encoded by the coding sequence ATGAGATTCCGAATCTACAAGAGGAAGGTGGTGATACTGACTCTGGTGGTTGTCATCTGTGGCCTAGCTTTCTGGAGCAGTGGAAGGCAGAAGAAGAACGGCTCGTTCCCCAAGGAAGTGGAGACGGCgaagaggagcagcagcataagcagcagcagcagcagcatcaacaaTCACATCCAGGTCCAGGCCACACCTGCAGTCAGCCGTGTGCCGGTCCCACCGCCGGTCGTACAAGTCAATGACACACACCAGGAAAAAGCAAAGGACAAACCCAAAATACCCAAGCCAGAGGTGGATAACACCACTTTGGTCTACCGCGGCATCGTCTTCCAGCTGAACTTTGACCAGACAATAAGAAATGAAGAGAAGTTTAAGACGGCACGACAGAAGGATGATCTGGTCGTGGTGGTTCAGGTCCACAACCGACCAGACTACCTAAAGCTGTTAGTGGACAGTTTGCGGAAGGCCAGAGGTGTGGAGAGCATACTGCTGATATTCAGCCATGATTACTGGTCCCCCGAGATTAATAAAGTGGTGGCCTCTATTGACTTCTGCCAAGTCCTGCAGATTTTCTTCCCCTTCAGCATCCAGCTGTACCCCCAGGAGTTTCCCGGAAACGACCCCAGGGACTGCCCCAGAGACATTCCCAAAAAAGATGCCTTAAAGCTGGGATGCCTCAACGCAGAGTACCCCGACTCCTTCGGCCACTACCGCGAGGCCAAGTTCTCCCAGACCAAGCACCACTGGTGGTGGAAGCTGCACTTTGTGTGGGACAGAGTCCGAGTTCTCAAAGACCACAAGGGTCTGCTCCTGCTGATCGAGGAGGACCACTACATGTCTCCAGACTTCATCCATCTCCTGAAGTTGATGACCGCTCTGAAACGGGAGCAGTGCACTGACTGCGACATCCTCTCCCTGGGGAGCTACAGCCACATCGGCTACTCCAGCAAAGCGAACAAGGTGGAGGTGAAAGCCTGGAAATCCACCGAGCACAACATGGGGATGGCTCTGAGCCGGGACACATACCAGAAACTGATCAAATGCACTGACACGTTCTGCACTTACGACGACTACAACTGGGATTGGTCCTTGCAGCACCTGACCGTGTCCTGCCTGCCCTCCTACTGGAAGGTCATGGTGAGCGAGGCGCCGCGGGTTTTCCACGCCGGAGACTGCGGCATGCACCACAAGAAGGCTGCCTGCATGCCCATCAGCCAGAAAACCAAGATAGAAAACATCCTACAGAGCAGCGGGAACCAGCTGTTCCCCAAAAACCTCCTGATAGCAAAGAGACTGCCAGCCAACGGGGCCGGAGGCGTCGCCCCGCACGTCAAAAACGGAGGCTGGGGCGATATCAGGGACCACGAACTCTGCAAGAGTTATGTTCGATTACAGTGA